From a single Alkalihalophilus pseudofirmus genomic region:
- the rsmI gene encoding 16S rRNA (cytidine(1402)-2'-O)-methyltransferase, translating into MKQQASFRSDAQVGVIYLVPTPIGNLEDMTYRAIRTLKEADYIAAEDTRQSKKLCNHFEITTPLVRYDEHNKEKAGNMLIEKVKEGKTIALVSDAGMPAISDPGHDLVKLAIGEDISVISLPGPNAALTSLIASGLNTESFFFAGFLPRQKKNRTETLEELKPIKATLMFYEAPHRLKETLEAMHQTLGNRKITICRELTKKFEEYQRGTLEEAVEWCKTGTVKGEFCLIVEGLTEEIKEDKWWDELDLNQHVEHYIALGMPSKTAIKQVAVDRNLPKREVYQAYHT; encoded by the coding sequence ATGAAGCAACAAGCTAGTTTTAGAAGTGATGCGCAAGTGGGTGTCATTTATTTAGTGCCAACACCAATTGGCAACCTAGAAGATATGACTTACCGTGCCATCCGTACATTAAAAGAAGCAGACTATATTGCTGCTGAAGATACGAGACAATCTAAGAAGCTTTGTAATCATTTTGAGATTACAACCCCTTTGGTAAGATATGATGAGCATAATAAAGAAAAAGCAGGAAATATGTTGATTGAAAAAGTAAAAGAAGGAAAAACAATTGCACTGGTAAGTGATGCGGGTATGCCAGCCATTTCAGATCCAGGACATGACCTTGTCAAGCTAGCCATTGGAGAAGACATTTCTGTCATATCACTTCCGGGCCCGAATGCAGCCCTCACAAGCCTGATCGCCTCAGGCCTTAATACAGAATCCTTCTTCTTTGCGGGTTTTTTGCCTCGTCAGAAGAAAAACAGGACCGAAACCCTTGAGGAGTTGAAACCAATCAAAGCAACACTTATGTTTTATGAGGCTCCTCATCGCTTAAAAGAGACTTTAGAAGCCATGCATCAAACCTTGGGAAACAGAAAAATAACCATTTGCCGGGAGTTAACAAAGAAGTTTGAAGAGTATCAGCGCGGCACGTTAGAAGAAGCCGTTGAGTGGTGTAAAACTGGTACGGTTAAAGGAGAATTTTGCCTGATTGTAGAAGGTTTAACAGAAGAAATTAAAGAGGACAAGTGGTGGGACGAGCTAGATCTAAATCAGCATGTAGAACATTATATCGCTCTAGGGATGCCTTCAAAAACTGCGATAAAACAAGTAGCAGTTGATCGAAATCTGCCAAAGCGAGAAGTATATCAGGCATATCATACGTAA
- a CDS encoding AbrB/MazE/SpoVT family DNA-binding domain-containing protein has protein sequence MKSTGIVRKVDELGRVVIPIELRRTLDIAEKDALEIYVDNDRIILKKYKPNMTCQITGEVSDDNLSIAGGKIILSPQGAQDIIKELQDYVSRSTQS, from the coding sequence ATGAAATCTACAGGTATCGTACGTAAAGTTGATGAATTAGGTCGTGTAGTTATTCCAATTGAACTACGCCGCACACTTGATATTGCAGAGAAGGATGCTCTTGAGATCTACGTTGATAACGATCGCATCATTCTAAAGAAATATAAGCCAAACATGACTTGCCAAATTACTGGTGAAGTTTCTGATGATAACCTATCTATCGCAGGTGGTAAAATCATCCTTAGCCCACAAGGTGCTCAAGATATCATCAAAGAATTACAAGATTACGTTTCTCGTTCAACACAATCTTAA
- a CDS encoding DNA double-strand break repair nuclease NurA translates to MLNLSPDLAKKLEGIGNELKAIYADSTNEKEIIRQKLRDSGTYFRQMESISTRTLSNWLNGREIAGVDGSVNQTKGQPPHLLYLFQALAKTISGYECRESDVYTPLLDTKEEIEQEKQPIKWRSHLLAKIELEVAKRLIEEKDVGFLMMDGALYHYRIDAPEEWESLRLLALEKDVLLVGVSEEITTENLIKLPAFKDHARKPHTYDRDLLFGKLNRGEMIHLEDIQQKAGLSSSWMRPSSAPSITGFDLLIEQSEKRDLVSDLLYTLTPKDGRGIPFWLDHVDRDVRVTDRLVEALVEQYIDPEIKQRLFIQKRQDRPY, encoded by the coding sequence ATGTTAAACTTGTCCCCAGATCTTGCAAAAAAGTTGGAAGGTATAGGAAATGAATTGAAAGCAATCTACGCTGATTCGACAAATGAAAAAGAGATTATTCGACAAAAGTTGCGTGACTCTGGCACTTACTTTCGACAAATGGAGTCGATTTCGACAAGAACTTTGTCGAATTGGTTAAATGGTCGTGAGATAGCAGGAGTGGATGGGTCTGTAAATCAAACAAAAGGACAACCACCGCATCTTCTTTATTTATTCCAAGCATTAGCGAAAACCATCTCAGGATATGAATGCAGAGAGTCAGATGTCTACACTCCTTTGCTTGATACAAAAGAAGAGATTGAACAGGAGAAGCAGCCAATTAAATGGCGGTCTCATTTATTAGCTAAAATTGAACTTGAGGTGGCTAAGAGATTAATAGAAGAAAAGGATGTAGGATTCCTTATGATGGACGGGGCCCTATATCATTATAGGATTGATGCTCCGGAAGAATGGGAAAGTTTACGGCTTCTTGCTTTAGAGAAAGACGTGCTCCTTGTTGGGGTATCAGAGGAAATTACGACAGAAAATTTGATTAAGCTGCCAGCTTTCAAAGATCATGCTAGAAAACCTCATACGTATGACCGTGATTTGTTGTTTGGTAAACTTAATCGAGGCGAGATGATTCATTTAGAAGACATTCAACAAAAGGCAGGCTTGTCATCATCATGGATGCGCCCTAGCTCAGCACCTAGTATTACAGGATTTGACCTCTTAATTGAGCAGTCTGAGAAACGCGATCTTGTCTCTGATCTCCTCTACACCCTTACCCCAAAGGACGGGAGAGGCATCCCTTTTTGGCTGGATCATGTCGATCGGGATGTTCGAGTGACAGACCGCCTAGTAGAAGCGTTAGTTGAGCAATACATTGACCCGGAAATTAAACAACGTTTGTTTATACAAAAACGTCAAGACAGACCTTATTAA
- a CDS encoding ATP-binding protein, with protein MQIVGVTTQHEVYVASKEHKFRMNEMVVIEDQSLKNPKGEVVETFSYNRYIPMGFDKGIVDDQVLKTLEHIGYDIGADDIHLAKVRLFEEAPQPIQTGARIRHPEFHEIESLLVQSNPKDGMVLGEVKSTDFIAPSLPDSLNGLLHIQEEDNLRPQNGVPFIFDIRAMQQYPHIGVFGGSGSGKSFGLRVMLEELMKLQIPTIVFDPHFEMNFAAAASGIDDAPSYHERYTVVQIGRDVGVDFSALSTRDVERLLQAAGSLSESMVNVIQTIHKRKDSYQSFSDRVANLAEALELGKQKVEGFLHDGGMSREEISKYATFKKLLDQFGSLPLASVKGIQWRVSRLNQAGLFQQNIRAIEQGIHAGRLVVVQGAVWLLQVFSSYVIGSLYGKRRTYKDAKLQQQQGEFFPPFVVVTDEAHNFAPKGYDAPAKSVLKEIAQEGRKYGVFLIFATQRPTLLDETITAQLNSKFVFRTVRGTDIQTIKEETDLTHDEGKRLPYLRSGDVFVSSAIIGRTMAVRIRLAHSASPHTLNPFDELRQMTEAGDEAILTALKPHLPIAEMSIMKELDTLNKEAQKSWDVQSWKQELERLCQQGKLTKQKTPFATLYDRS; from the coding sequence ATGCAAATTGTAGGGGTTACGACTCAGCATGAAGTATATGTTGCATCCAAAGAGCATAAGTTCCGGATGAATGAAATGGTTGTGATAGAAGATCAGTCATTAAAAAACCCTAAAGGAGAAGTAGTCGAAACCTTCTCCTATAACCGTTATATTCCAATGGGATTTGATAAGGGAATTGTCGATGATCAAGTACTGAAAACGTTAGAGCATATTGGATATGATATTGGAGCTGATGATATTCATCTAGCAAAGGTGCGTCTTTTTGAAGAGGCGCCGCAGCCTATTCAGACTGGGGCCAGAATCAGGCATCCAGAGTTTCATGAAATAGAATCGCTGCTTGTACAATCTAATCCGAAAGATGGGATGGTGCTTGGGGAAGTGAAATCAACGGATTTTATTGCACCCAGTCTGCCAGATTCCTTAAACGGGCTGTTACATATTCAAGAAGAAGATAATCTTCGTCCTCAAAACGGTGTTCCGTTTATCTTTGATATTCGTGCAATGCAGCAATACCCTCATATTGGGGTATTTGGCGGTTCTGGCTCGGGTAAGTCATTTGGCCTGCGTGTAATGCTTGAGGAATTGATGAAACTTCAAATTCCAACGATCGTATTTGACCCCCATTTCGAAATGAATTTTGCTGCTGCAGCGAGCGGAATAGATGATGCCCCGTCTTATCATGAACGCTATACGGTGGTGCAGATTGGCCGTGATGTCGGGGTTGACTTTTCAGCTTTATCAACGAGAGATGTAGAGAGGCTTCTTCAAGCAGCGGGATCTCTTAGTGAATCTATGGTCAATGTCATTCAAACGATTCACAAGCGTAAAGACAGCTATCAGTCTTTCAGTGATCGTGTCGCCAATTTGGCAGAAGCGCTTGAGCTTGGCAAACAAAAAGTAGAGGGCTTCCTTCATGATGGGGGAATGTCACGCGAGGAAATTTCGAAATACGCGACATTCAAAAAGCTGTTAGATCAATTTGGCAGTCTGCCGCTAGCATCAGTTAAAGGGATTCAGTGGCGGGTGAGTCGCTTAAATCAAGCAGGTTTATTCCAGCAAAATATTCGAGCGATTGAACAAGGCATTCATGCAGGACGGCTTGTTGTAGTCCAAGGTGCTGTATGGCTTCTGCAAGTTTTCTCAAGCTATGTGATTGGCTCGCTTTACGGAAAGCGGCGCACTTATAAAGATGCGAAGCTTCAGCAGCAGCAAGGGGAGTTTTTCCCCCCATTTGTCGTTGTAACTGATGAGGCACATAACTTCGCTCCAAAAGGCTACGATGCCCCAGCAAAATCAGTCTTAAAAGAAATTGCTCAAGAGGGCAGGAAGTATGGAGTGTTTCTAATTTTTGCTACTCAAAGACCAACGCTGCTTGATGAAACGATTACAGCGCAGTTGAACTCGAAATTCGTATTCAGAACGGTCAGAGGGACAGATATACAGACGATAAAAGAAGAAACAGACTTAACTCATGATGAAGGAAAACGCCTGCCGTATTTGCGAAGTGGTGATGTATTCGTATCCTCCGCCATCATTGGAAGGACAATGGCTGTGCGGATAAGGTTAGCCCATTCTGCCAGCCCGCATACACTAAACCCATTTGATGAATTAAGACAAATGACCGAAGCTGGAGATGAAGCGATTCTTACCGCTCTAAAGCCACATCTTCCGATCGCTGAGATGAGTATAATGAAGGAACTCGACACATTAAATAAAGAAGCACAAAAAAGCTGGGACGTTCAATCGTGGAAGCAAGAGCTTGAACGCCTGTGTCAGCAAGGAAAATTAACAAAACAAAAGACCCCTTTTGCTACGCTTTATGATCGCTCTTGA
- the metG gene encoding methionine--tRNA ligase, whose amino-acid sequence MSENKTFYLTTPIYYPSAKLHIGHAYTTVAGDAMARYKRLRGYDVRYLTGTDEHGQKIEQKAAEKGLTPQQFVDEIVADIQSLWKKLDISYDDFIRTTEDRHKKVVQTIFERLLEQGDIYLDEYEGWYSIPDETFYTELQLVDPVRDEDGKIIGGKSPDSGHPVEKVREQSYFFKMSKYADRLLKFYEENPTFIQPESRRNEMINNFIKPGLEDLAVSRTSFKWGVQVPSNPEHVVYVWIDALSNYITALGYGQDNDEFYQKYWPANVHLVGKEIVRFHTIYWPIMLMALDLPLPKKVFAHGWLLMKDGKMSKSKGNVVDPETLIDRYGLDALRYYLLREVPFGSDGVFTPEGFVERVNYDLANDLGNLLNRTVAMINKYFNSSIPTYVKDATPFDADLLDLVNATVTKVENAMEEMEFSVALTAIWQLVSRTNKYIDETQPWMLAKDDSKKEELGSVMYHLAESLRYISVLIQPFLTETPKKVWEQLGLGEEVTTWESLSEFAQIPAGVTVQKGKPIFPRLEVAEEVAYIVEKMGGAKASEEPKEDKKQEKKEEVPEVDEITIDDFTKVELRVAEVLEAEPVKGADRLLKIQLDLGYEKRQVVSGIAKYYSPDELVGKKVICVTNLKPVKLRGELSQGMILAGSKGKKLQLATIDGSLPNGAQVK is encoded by the coding sequence ATGAGCGAGAACAAAACATTCTATTTAACAACACCAATTTACTACCCAAGTGCAAAATTACATATCGGACATGCCTATACGACCGTTGCAGGGGATGCGATGGCTCGTTATAAGCGATTACGTGGATATGATGTCCGTTATTTAACAGGAACAGATGAGCATGGTCAAAAAATTGAACAAAAAGCAGCTGAAAAGGGTCTGACACCGCAGCAGTTTGTTGATGAGATTGTCGCTGATATTCAGTCATTATGGAAAAAACTCGATATTTCCTATGATGATTTTATTCGTACAACAGAAGACCGTCATAAAAAAGTCGTTCAAACGATCTTTGAACGCTTGCTTGAACAAGGGGATATATACCTAGATGAATATGAAGGCTGGTATTCTATTCCTGATGAAACGTTCTACACAGAGCTTCAGCTTGTAGACCCTGTTCGTGATGAAGATGGTAAAATCATTGGCGGAAAAAGCCCTGACAGCGGACATCCGGTAGAGAAGGTCCGTGAACAGTCTTATTTCTTCAAGATGAGCAAGTATGCTGATCGCCTATTGAAGTTTTACGAAGAAAACCCGACGTTTATTCAGCCGGAATCACGTCGTAATGAAATGATTAATAACTTTATCAAGCCCGGACTTGAAGACTTAGCGGTTTCACGTACATCATTTAAATGGGGCGTACAAGTGCCAAGCAACCCTGAGCATGTAGTATACGTATGGATTGACGCTCTTTCTAACTACATTACTGCTCTTGGTTATGGACAAGATAATGATGAGTTCTATCAAAAATATTGGCCGGCAAATGTTCATTTAGTAGGGAAAGAAATTGTTCGCTTCCACACGATTTATTGGCCGATCATGTTAATGGCCCTCGACCTGCCGCTGCCAAAGAAAGTATTTGCTCATGGCTGGCTTCTAATGAAGGACGGCAAGATGTCAAAATCAAAAGGAAATGTCGTTGATCCAGAAACATTAATTGACCGCTACGGCTTAGATGCTCTGCGTTACTACTTATTACGTGAAGTACCTTTTGGTTCTGATGGAGTATTCACGCCAGAAGGGTTTGTTGAGCGAGTGAATTACGACTTAGCGAATGACCTTGGTAACTTGCTAAATCGTACTGTAGCGATGATTAATAAATATTTTAATAGTTCGATTCCAACATATGTGAAAGATGCGACACCATTTGATGCGGATCTCTTAGATCTAGTCAACGCAACAGTTACAAAAGTAGAAAATGCGATGGAAGAAATGGAATTCTCCGTTGCGCTTACAGCGATTTGGCAGCTAGTAAGCCGTACAAATAAATATATTGATGAAACACAGCCTTGGATGCTTGCTAAGGACGATTCTAAAAAAGAGGAATTAGGATCTGTCATGTATCATTTAGCAGAATCGCTTCGCTATATATCTGTCCTCATTCAGCCATTCTTAACGGAGACGCCGAAGAAGGTTTGGGAGCAGCTTGGTTTAGGAGAAGAAGTGACAACATGGGAATCTCTAAGTGAGTTTGCACAAATTCCAGCTGGCGTTACCGTTCAAAAAGGAAAGCCTATCTTCCCGCGCTTAGAGGTAGCTGAAGAAGTAGCCTATATTGTAGAAAAAATGGGCGGCGCAAAAGCTAGTGAGGAACCAAAAGAAGATAAGAAACAAGAGAAAAAAGAAGAGGTACCTGAAGTCGATGAAATTACAATCGACGACTTTACAAAGGTTGAGCTTCGTGTGGCAGAAGTTTTAGAAGCAGAACCAGTAAAAGGAGCAGACCGACTGCTTAAAATTCAGCTTGATCTCGGATATGAGAAGCGTCAAGTGGTATCAGGTATAGCGAAATATTATTCTCCAGACGAATTAGTAGGGAAAAAAGTGATCTGTGTAACCAACTTGAAGCCTGTTAAACTTCGCGGAGAACTGTCACAAGGTATGATTTTAGCCGGTTCAAAAGGGAAGAAACTACAATTAGCTACGATTGATGGCAGTCTGCCGAATGGGGCACAAGTGAAGTAA
- a CDS encoding TatD family hydrolase, giving the protein MLFDTHVHLNADQFEDDVEEVINRAKEAGVSEMVVVGFDEKTINRALELIEKYDMLYAAVGWHPVDAIDMKDEHLVWLEELAAHPKVVALGEMGLDYHWDKSPKEVQKEVFRKQIQLAKKVKLPIVIHNREADQDIVDILEEEKAEEVGGIMHCFGGSVEIAERCLKMNFYISLGGPVTFKNAKRPKEVAKHIPMDRLLIETDCPYLAPHPYRGKRNEPAYVKLVAEEIAGLKEVNVDEVANTTRENAKRLFGINR; this is encoded by the coding sequence ATGTTATTTGATACACATGTACACTTAAATGCTGATCAGTTTGAAGATGATGTAGAAGAGGTAATCAACCGGGCTAAAGAAGCCGGGGTAAGTGAAATGGTCGTTGTCGGATTTGACGAAAAAACAATTAATCGCGCGCTCGAGTTAATAGAAAAATACGATATGTTATATGCTGCTGTTGGCTGGCACCCTGTTGATGCAATTGATATGAAAGATGAACACTTAGTTTGGCTAGAAGAGCTTGCTGCACATCCGAAAGTCGTCGCACTAGGTGAGATGGGACTAGATTATCATTGGGACAAATCTCCAAAAGAAGTTCAAAAAGAGGTATTTAGAAAACAAATTCAGCTGGCTAAGAAGGTTAAGCTGCCGATTGTCATTCATAATCGTGAAGCAGATCAGGATATTGTCGATATTCTTGAAGAAGAAAAGGCAGAAGAAGTCGGCGGCATCATGCATTGCTTTGGAGGAAGTGTCGAGATTGCCGAACGATGCCTAAAGATGAATTTCTATATTTCACTTGGGGGACCCGTTACTTTTAAAAATGCAAAAAGGCCCAAAGAGGTAGCTAAGCATATTCCGATGGACCGTTTACTAATCGAAACAGACTGTCCGTATCTTGCCCCGCATCCATACAGAGGTAAACGTAATGAGCCGGCGTATGTGAAGCTTGTTGCCGAAGAAATTGCCGGGCTAAAAGAGGTAAATGTGGACGAGGTGGCGAATACAACTCGTGAGAATGCAAAAAGACTTTTTGGCATAAATCGATAG
- a CDS encoding G5 and 3D domain-containing protein, whose translation MEANIRRFLPGNGSLMKLVISVISLILFVGVVIYAVYETTKATVTVMVDEEEVTVQTHASTVAELMMEQEWDVNEYDHIEPSLDTEIDGNMLVTWQPAKQVAITIDGQEQDVWTTADTIEELLHELDIAYTDHDNIEPAVTTEISEDLAVNYESAFQVELTSDGEQQEFWTTSTTVADFLERENVTLGELDRVEPALEERIDEATDIRVIRVEKVTDVVEETVAFGTVTKRDEDLENGKEKVVNAGEEGQVNKHYEVVLEDGEEISRELVKTETVKESQDRVVAVGTRPAAPSVSRGSSPSPSTNTNNSSGGQSSGGSSEASSGRTMTVTATAYTASCSGCSGVTATGINLNNNRNMKVIAVDPSVIPLGSRVHVEGYGTAVAGDTGGAIKGNKIDVHVPTKEDARRWGRKSVKITILD comes from the coding sequence ATGGAAGCGAATATACGCAGGTTTCTTCCAGGGAATGGTTCTCTGATGAAACTAGTCATCTCCGTCATAAGTCTCATTCTCTTCGTTGGCGTGGTAATTTACGCTGTATACGAGACGACGAAGGCAACAGTAACGGTTATGGTTGATGAAGAAGAAGTAACCGTTCAAACACATGCATCAACTGTTGCTGAATTGATGATGGAGCAGGAATGGGATGTTAACGAATATGATCATATCGAACCATCGCTTGATACAGAGATTGATGGGAATATGCTTGTAACGTGGCAGCCTGCAAAGCAAGTAGCTATAACAATTGATGGTCAAGAGCAAGACGTGTGGACGACTGCTGATACGATTGAGGAGCTTTTACACGAACTAGATATTGCCTATACAGATCATGATAATATTGAACCAGCAGTTACTACAGAAATTTCAGAGGATTTAGCTGTAAACTATGAATCTGCCTTTCAAGTTGAGCTTACTAGTGACGGTGAACAACAAGAATTTTGGACAACTTCGACGACTGTCGCTGACTTTTTAGAAAGAGAGAATGTTACATTAGGAGAGCTTGACCGAGTCGAACCTGCGTTAGAAGAACGCATAGACGAAGCAACAGACATCCGAGTGATTCGTGTAGAAAAAGTCACCGATGTTGTGGAAGAAACCGTTGCATTTGGGACGGTTACCAAACGAGATGAAGACCTTGAAAATGGAAAAGAAAAAGTAGTGAATGCTGGTGAAGAAGGCCAGGTTAATAAGCATTATGAAGTGGTGCTAGAAGACGGGGAAGAAATTTCTCGTGAGCTAGTTAAAACGGAAACCGTAAAGGAAAGCCAAGATCGTGTAGTTGCAGTAGGTACACGTCCGGCTGCGCCTAGTGTTTCCCGTGGTTCAAGCCCTAGCCCTAGTACAAATACGAATAACTCATCAGGCGGCCAATCGTCTGGCGGATCATCTGAAGCTAGCAGCGGACGCACGATGACTGTGACAGCAACTGCTTATACAGCTTCATGCAGCGGGTGCAGCGGTGTGACAGCAACTGGAATTAATTTGAATAATAATCGTAATATGAAAGTGATTGCTGTTGACCCAAGTGTAATCCCTCTTGGATCTCGTGTTCATGTTGAAGGATACGGGACTGCTGTAGCAGGTGATACAGGCGGCGCAATTAAGGGTAATAAGATTGACGTCCATGTTCCGACGAAAGAAGATGCAAGACGTTGGGGACGTAAGTCAGTTAAGATCACGATTTTAGATTAA
- the rnmV gene encoding ribonuclease M5, which translates to MKIKEVIVVEGRDDTVAVKRAVDADTIETNGSAVNKSCLERIALAKERRGVIVLTDPDYPGERIRKIVSQAVPGVKHAFLPKAEAISKNGDDLGVENASIEAIKEALKNVHETYEEPLETITWDDLHAAGLIGGPLSKQRRELLGLHLKIGYANGKQLLKRLHAFHITEQEFKEALIKVYEEETNE; encoded by the coding sequence ATGAAAATTAAAGAAGTTATCGTCGTAGAAGGGCGAGACGATACAGTGGCTGTCAAACGTGCAGTGGATGCAGATACAATTGAAACAAATGGGTCTGCTGTTAATAAATCATGTCTAGAGAGGATTGCACTGGCGAAAGAGCGCAGAGGTGTCATTGTCTTAACCGACCCAGATTACCCTGGCGAGCGGATCAGGAAAATTGTAAGCCAAGCTGTACCTGGCGTAAAGCATGCATTCCTTCCAAAAGCCGAGGCTATATCGAAAAATGGTGATGATTTAGGTGTGGAGAATGCTTCGATTGAGGCGATAAAAGAAGCATTAAAAAATGTGCATGAAACCTACGAGGAGCCGCTTGAGACCATCACCTGGGACGATTTACATGCAGCAGGTTTAATAGGAGGTCCTCTTAGCAAACAGCGCAGAGAGCTTCTAGGGCTGCATTTAAAAATAGGGTATGCTAATGGAAAACAATTACTTAAAAGGCTTCATGCCTTTCATATAACGGAGCAGGAATTTAAAGAGGCATTAATAAAGGTGTATGAGGAGGAAACAAATGAATAA
- the rsmA gene encoding 16S rRNA (adenine(1518)-N(6)/adenine(1519)-N(6))-dimethyltransferase RsmA, whose product MNNDLTNKETAHKDIATPNRTKEILKKYGFNFKKSLGQNFLIDTNVLRNIVDAANLDGTSGAIEIGPGIGALTEQLAKRVDQVVAFEIDQRLLPVLKDTLSPYDNVQIIHSDVLKADINEAIKAHFKDGQDLMVVANLPYYVTTPILMKLLELKLPIRGIVVMIQAEVAERIAAKPGTKDYGSLSIAAQYYAEAEKVLTVPASVFVPQPRVDSAVLRLTIREKPAVEVIDEQYFFKVFHASFANRRKTILNNLVHNLASKSQKAEIEQALAEADIDPKRRGETLSIEEFAKLSDSLYKILQP is encoded by the coding sequence ATGAATAACGATCTGACAAATAAAGAGACAGCACATAAAGATATAGCAACACCAAATCGAACAAAAGAAATACTTAAGAAATACGGGTTTAACTTTAAAAAGAGTTTAGGTCAAAACTTTTTGATTGATACGAACGTCTTACGTAATATTGTTGATGCTGCGAATCTCGATGGAACCTCAGGTGCGATTGAAATTGGACCTGGGATCGGAGCGCTGACCGAACAGCTGGCTAAAAGAGTAGATCAAGTCGTAGCGTTTGAGATTGACCAGCGCTTACTGCCTGTTCTAAAAGATACTCTCTCGCCATATGATAATGTTCAAATCATTCACTCTGATGTGTTAAAAGCGGATATTAACGAAGCGATCAAGGCCCACTTTAAAGATGGTCAAGACTTAATGGTGGTTGCAAACCTGCCTTATTATGTAACGACGCCGATTTTGATGAAGCTGTTAGAATTAAAGCTTCCTATTCGAGGGATCGTTGTCATGATCCAAGCAGAAGTGGCCGAAAGAATCGCAGCAAAGCCAGGTACGAAAGATTATGGTTCTTTATCAATCGCTGCCCAGTACTATGCAGAAGCTGAAAAGGTCTTAACTGTACCTGCCTCTGTCTTTGTACCACAGCCAAGAGTGGACTCAGCTGTTCTTCGTTTAACGATTAGAGAGAAGCCGGCGGTCGAAGTTATAGATGAGCAATACTTCTTTAAAGTGTTCCATGCGAGCTTTGCAAATCGCCGTAAAACGATCTTAAATAACTTAGTTCACAACCTGGCTTCTAAAAGCCAAAAAGCTGAAATTGAGCAAGCGTTAGCTGAAGCAGACATTGATCCTAAAAGACGTGGCGAAACACTCTCTATTGAAGAGTTTGCAAAACTTAGTGACAGCTTGTACAAAATCCTCCAACCTTAG
- the yabG gene encoding sporulation peptidase YabG, whose product MKLKVGDIVARLSYNCDLLFRVQKISGDIVELVGEEMRLWADAPLNDLVLISEEERTKRREKALEKELNSYRLFRQDAKLMKERNEYESTSGYEAEATFFEMRGRVLHLDGDPLYLRKCTELYERLGVPVYGVHVPEKEMPAQIGSLLEMVQPDILVVTGHDAFLKGKGDENDLRSYRHTKQFAECVRIARKHVAHRDELVIFAGACQSHFETLIRAGANFASSPERVNIHALDPVYIAARVSLTSFMDRIGLWDVLRNTITGEKGLGGIETRGVMRRGMPTKQEYQPEEG is encoded by the coding sequence GTGAAATTAAAAGTTGGAGATATTGTGGCTCGGCTTTCCTACAATTGCGACTTACTATTTAGAGTACAAAAAATCAGCGGGGATATAGTAGAACTTGTAGGTGAAGAAATGCGCCTGTGGGCAGATGCCCCCTTAAATGACCTAGTGCTTATTTCAGAAGAGGAACGTACGAAGCGTAGAGAGAAGGCTTTAGAAAAAGAATTAAACTCCTACCGGCTTTTCAGGCAGGATGCTAAGCTGATGAAAGAACGTAATGAATATGAGTCAACATCTGGTTATGAAGCGGAAGCAACCTTTTTTGAGATGCGGGGAAGAGTGCTGCATCTAGACGGTGATCCGCTCTATTTACGTAAATGTACCGAGCTTTATGAGAGGCTTGGCGTACCAGTTTACGGGGTGCATGTGCCTGAAAAGGAAATGCCAGCGCAGATAGGCTCTCTTCTTGAAATGGTACAGCCAGATATTTTAGTCGTGACAGGGCATGATGCTTTTTTGAAAGGAAAAGGCGACGAGAATGATCTGCGTTCTTACCGGCATACAAAGCAGTTTGCCGAATGCGTGAGGATTGCTAGGAAGCATGTTGCTCATCGCGATGAATTAGTTATTTTTGCAGGAGCATGCCAATCTCATTTTGAAACATTGATCAGGGCAGGGGCTAATTTTGCAAGTTCTCCTGAACGGGTGAATATCCACGCTCTAGACCCTGTGTATATAGCCGCTAGAGTAAGCTTAACCTCTTTTATGGACCGAATTGGTTTGTGGGATGTCCTGCGTAATACAATCACTGGAGAAAAGGGGCTCGGGGGCATTGAAACCCGAGGGGTCATGAGACGAGGAATGCCGACCAAACAAGAGTATCAGCCAGAAGAGGGCTGA
- the veg gene encoding biofilm formation stimulator Veg — MGKTLIDIKRALDANVGKRITIKANGGRRKTMERSGLLEETYPSVFIVKLDEQQNAFERVSYSYADILTETVELMLCDEGESAQALK; from the coding sequence ATGGGAAAAACGTTGATAGACATTAAGCGTGCACTTGATGCCAATGTTGGTAAACGGATTACAATTAAAGCCAATGGCGGCCGTCGTAAAACGATGGAGCGTTCTGGGCTTTTAGAAGAAACATACCCTTCAGTTTTCATCGTGAAATTAGATGAACAACAGAATGCATTTGAACGTGTATCGTATAGTTACGCAGATATCTTAACTGAAACTGTGGAACTTATGTTATGTGATGAGGGTGAAAGTGCCCAAGCCCTTAAGTAA